From Desmodus rotundus isolate HL8 chromosome 12, HLdesRot8A.1, whole genome shotgun sequence, one genomic window encodes:
- the SALL1 gene encoding sal-like protein 1 isoform X1 — protein sequence MFRFGVRPPREWHSDLPGVAAVAFQGRAALEPEESPPEAERHSPSPAEATAAGSRRGRTSPEQSWCKGAEAESERDGAGHTEKGQPSRTPKSKDAHVCGRCCAEFFELSDLLLHKKSCTKNQLVLIVNESPAPPRETFSPSPPPENPGEQMNDTANKTDRVECGELPEHHGLDRDESMEVEAPGASKGSSGGLSGSHASAPPSCTGSSSTGTSAITTSLPQLGDLTTLGNFSVINSNVIIENLQSTKVAVAQFSQEARCGGAPGGRLAVPALMEQLLALQQQQVHQLQLIEQIRHQILLLASQNADLPTSSSPSQGTLRTSANPLSTLSSHLSQQLAAAAGLAQSLASQSASISGVKQLPPAQLPQSSSGSAIIPPDSGSSPNINILATAVTTPSSEKVASSAGASHASSPVVSASSSPAFAISSLLSPASNPLLPQPAPANSVFPSPLPNIGTTAEDLNPLSALVQQRKSKPPNVTAFEAKSASDEAFFKHKCRFCAKVFGSDSALQIHLRSHTGERPFKCNICGNRFSTKGNLKVHFQRHKEKYPHIQMNPYPVPEHLDNIPTSTGIPYGMSIPPEKPVTSWLDTKPVLPTLTTSVGLPLPPTLPSLTSFIKTEEPAPIPISHSTASPPGSVKSDSGAPDPTTRNLGGLSEEAEGSTAPPSSGKSEESGVVVTSSAPATGSGTLSSPAAAVDGGLTSAAFANPLLPLMSEQFKAKFPFGGLLDSAQASETSKLQQLVENIDKKAPDPNECIICHRVLSCQSALKMHYRTHTGERPFKCKICGRAFTTKGNLKTHYSVHRAMPPLRVQHSCPICQKKFTNAVVLQQHIRMHMGGQIPNTPVPDSYPESMESDTGSFDEKNFDDLDTFSDENMEDCPEGSIPDTPKSADASQDSLSSSPLPLEMSSIAALENQMKMINAGLAEQLQASLKSVENGSVEGDVLTNDSSSVGGDVDSQSAGSPAISESTSSMQALSPSNSTQEFHKSPSVEEKPQRVVPGEFANGLSPTPVNGGALDLTSSHTEKIIKEDSLGILFPFRDRGKFKNTACDICGKTFACQSALDIHYRSHTKERPFICTVCNRGFSTKGNLKQHMLTHQMRDLPSQLFEPSSNLGPNPNSAVIPANSLSSLIKTEVNGFVHVPPQDSKDAPAGHAPSGPLSSSATSPVLLPALPRRTPKQHYCNTCGKTFSSSSALQIHERTHTGEKPFACTICGRAFTTKGNLKVHMGTHMWNSTPARRGRRLSVDGPMTFLGGNPVKFPEMFQKDLAARSGSGDPSSFWNQYAAALSNGLAMKANEISVIQNGGVPPVPGSLGSGSSSPLSGLTGNLEKLPSSEPSAPLAGLEKMASSENTTSFRFTRFVGDSKEIVTS from the exons GACACACCGAGAAGGGGCAACCCAGTCGCACCCCTAAAAGCAAGGACGCCCACGTCTGCGGCCGGTGCTGTGCCGAGTTCTTTGAGTTATCAGATCTTCTGCTCCACAAGAAGAGCTGTACTAAAAACCAATTAGTTCTCATCGTCAATGAAAGTCCAGCCCCCCCACGCGAGaccttctcccccagcccccctcccgaGAACCCcggtgaacaaatgaatgacacGGCGAACAAAACAGATCGAGTAGAGTGCGGCGAGCTCCCGGAACACCACGGGCTCGACAGGGACGAGTCCATGGAGGTGGAGGCCCCGGGGGCTAGCAAGGGCAGCAGCGGTGGCCTGAGTGGCAGCCACGCCAGCGCCCCCCCCAGCTGCACCGGCAGCTCCTCCACAGGTACCTCAGCGATCACAACCTCTCTACCTCAACTCGGGGACCTGACAACGCTGGGCAACTTCTCCGTGATCAACAGCAACGTCATCATCGAGAACCTCCAGAGCACCAAGGTGGCAGTGGCCCAGTTCTCCCAGGAAGCGAGGTGCGGCGGGGCCCCGGGTGGCAGGCTGGCCGTCCCGGCTCTCATGGAGCAGCTCTTGgcgctgcagcagcagcaggttcACCAGCTGCAACTGATCGAGCAGATTCGCCACCAAATACTGCTGTTGGCTTCTCAGAACGCAGACTTGCCAACATCTTCCAGTCCTTCTCAAGGTACTTTACGAACATCTGCCAACCCCTTGTCCACACTAAGTTCCCATTTATCTCAGCAGCTGGCAGCTGCAGCTGGATTAGCCCAGAGCCTGGCTAGCCAGTCTGCCAGCATCAGCGGTGTGAAACAGTTACCCCCGGCCCAGCTACCTCAGAGCAGCTCTGGCAGCGCCATCATCCCACCCGACAGCGGCTCTTCTCCCAACATTAACATCCTGGCGACGGCAGTTACCACCCCGTCCTCGGAAAAAGTGGCTTCGAGTGCTGGCGCCTCCCATGCCAGCAGCCCGGTGGTCTCGGCATCCTCTTCACCAGCTTTTGCAATAAGCAGCTTATTAAGTCCTGCGTCTAATCCACTTCTACCTCAGCCGGCCCCTGCTAACTCGGTGTTCCCCAGCCCTTTGCCCAACATCGGAACGACTGCAGAGGATTTAAACCCCTTGTCTGCCTTGGTCCAGCAAAGAAAAAGCAAGCCACCAAATGTCACTGCCTTTGAAGCGAAAAGCGCTTCAGACGAGGCGTTCTTCAAACACAAGTGCAGGTTCTGCGCGAAGGTCTTCGGGAGCGACAGTGCCTTGCAGATCCACCTGCGCTCCCACACGGGAGAGAGGCCATTCAAGTGCAACATCTGCGGAAACCGGTTCTCCACCAAGGGGAACCTCAAAGTCCACTTTCAGCGCCACAAAGAGAAGTACCCTCACATCCAGATGAACCCTTACCCCGTGCCTGAGCATCTGGACAACATCCCCACCAGTACCGGCATCCCCTACGGCATGTCCATTCCCCCAGAAAAGCCAGTCACCAGCTGGCTAGACACCAAACCGGTcctgcccactctcaccacctcGGTGGGCCTACCGCTGCCCCCGACCCTCCCGAGCCTCACGTCCTTCATCAAGACCGAAGAGCCAGCCCCCATCCCCATCAGCCACAGCACCGCCAGCCCCCCAGGCTCTGTCAAAAGTGACTCTGGGGCCCCGGACCCCACCACGAGAAACCTGGGTGGGCTCTCAGAGGAAGCAGAAGGGTCCACCGCACCACCCTCCAGCGGCAAAAGCGAAGAGAGCGGCGTGGTGGTCACCAGCTCGGCCCCGGCCACGGGCAGCGGCACCCTGAGCTCCCCGGCAGCGGCGGTGGACGGAGGCCTGACCAGCGCCGCGTTCGCCAACCCTCTGTTGCCGCTCATGTCTGAGCAGTTCAAGGCGAAGTTTCCTTTCGGGGGACTGTTGGACTCAGCCCAGGCGTCAGAGACATCCAAGCTTCAGCAGCTGGTGGAGAACATTGACAAGAAGGCTCCCGACCCCAACGAGTGCATCATCTGCCACCGGGTCCTCAGTTGCCAGAGCGCCTTGAAGATGCACTACCGGACACACACCGGGGAGAGGCCCTTCAAGTGCAAAATCTGTGGCCGGGCTTTCACCACGAAAGGGAACCTGAAGACCCACTACAGCGTCCACCGCGCCATGCCCCCGCTCCGGGTGCAGCACTCCTGCCCCATCTGTCAGAAGAAGTTCACCAACGCCGTGGTCCTCCAGCAGCACATCCGCATGCACATGGGGGGCCAGATCCCCAACACCCCTGTCCCCGACAGCTACCCCGAGTCCATGGAGTCGGACACGGGCTCCTTTGACGAGAAAAACTTCGATGACTTAGACACCTTCTCCGACGAAAACATGGAGGACTGTCCCGAGGGCAGCATCCCCGACACGCCCAAGTCGGCGGACGCGTCCCAGGACAGCCTGTCTTCCTCGCCTTTGCCCCTGGAGATGTCCAGCATCGCTGCTTTGGAAAATCAGATGAAGATGATCAACGCCGGCCTGGCGGAGCAGCTGCAGGCCAGCCTGAAGTCGGTGGAGAACGGGTCCGTCGAAGGGGACGTCCTGACCAACGACTCGTCCTCCGTGGGTGGCGACGTGGACAGCCAGAGCGCCGGCAGCCCGGCCATCTCCGAGTCCACCTCCTCCATGCAGGCTCTGTCCCCTTCCAACAGCACCCAGGAATTCCACAAGTCACCCAGCGTGGAGGAGAAGCCACAAAGAGTGGTCCCTGGCGAGTTCGCCAAtggtctgtcccccaccccagtgaacggTGGGGCTTTGGATTTGACATCGAGCCACACAGAGAAAATCATCAAAGAAGATTCTTTGGGGatcctcttccctttcagagaccggggtaaatttaaaaatactgcttGCGACATTTGTGGCAAAACCTTCGCTTGTCAGAGTGCCTTGGACATTCACTACAGAAGTCATACCAAAGAGAGACCGTTTATTTGCACAGTCTGCAATCGCGGCTTTTCCACCAAGGGTAATCTGAAGCAGCACATGTTGACACATCAGATGCGCGACCTCCCGTCCCAGCTCTTTGAGCCCAGTTCCAACCTCGGCCCCAATCCGAACTCGGCGGTGATCCCCGCCAACTCCTTGTCATCTCTCATCAAAACAGAGGTCAACGGCTTCGTGCATGTTCCTCCTCAGGACAGTAAGGACGCCCCAGCCGGTCACGCTCCTTCGGGGCCTCTGTCGTCCTCCGCCACGTCCCCGGTTCTGCTGCCGGCTCTGCCCAGGAGAACGCCCAAGCAGCACTACTGTAATACGTGTGGCAAAACCTTCTCCTCGTCCAGTGCCCTGCAGATCCACGAGagaactcacactggagagaagcccttcGCTTGTACTATTTGCGGGAGGGCTTTCACAACAAAAGGCAATCTCAAG GTCCACATGGGCACACACATGTGGAACAGCACCCCCGCCCGCCGGGGCCGGCGGCTCTCCGTGGACGGCCCCATGACGTTCCTAGGAGGCAATCCCGTCAAGTTCCCAGAGATGTTCCAGAAGGACTTGGCGGCCCGGTCAGGAAGCGGAGATCCGTCCAGCTTCTGGAATCAGTATGCCGCGGCACTCTCCAACGGGCTGGCCATGAAGGCCAATGAGATCTCCGTCATCCAGAACGGGGGCGTCCCTCCAGTCCCCGGAAGCCTGGGCAGCGGGAGCAGCTCCCCTCTGAGCGGGTTGACGGGCAACCTGGAGAAGCTCCCGAGCTCAGAGCCCAGTGCTCCCCTGGCCGGCCTGGAGAAGATGGCAAGCAGCGAGAACACCACCAGCTTCCGGTTCACCCGCTTTGTGGGGGACAGCAAGGAGATCGTCACAAGTTAA
- the SALL1 gene encoding sal-like protein 1 isoform X2, translating to MSRRKQAKPQHFQSDPEVASLPRRDGHTEKGQPSRTPKSKDAHVCGRCCAEFFELSDLLLHKKSCTKNQLVLIVNESPAPPRETFSPSPPPENPGEQMNDTANKTDRVECGELPEHHGLDRDESMEVEAPGASKGSSGGLSGSHASAPPSCTGSSSTGTSAITTSLPQLGDLTTLGNFSVINSNVIIENLQSTKVAVAQFSQEARCGGAPGGRLAVPALMEQLLALQQQQVHQLQLIEQIRHQILLLASQNADLPTSSSPSQGTLRTSANPLSTLSSHLSQQLAAAAGLAQSLASQSASISGVKQLPPAQLPQSSSGSAIIPPDSGSSPNINILATAVTTPSSEKVASSAGASHASSPVVSASSSPAFAISSLLSPASNPLLPQPAPANSVFPSPLPNIGTTAEDLNPLSALVQQRKSKPPNVTAFEAKSASDEAFFKHKCRFCAKVFGSDSALQIHLRSHTGERPFKCNICGNRFSTKGNLKVHFQRHKEKYPHIQMNPYPVPEHLDNIPTSTGIPYGMSIPPEKPVTSWLDTKPVLPTLTTSVGLPLPPTLPSLTSFIKTEEPAPIPISHSTASPPGSVKSDSGAPDPTTRNLGGLSEEAEGSTAPPSSGKSEESGVVVTSSAPATGSGTLSSPAAAVDGGLTSAAFANPLLPLMSEQFKAKFPFGGLLDSAQASETSKLQQLVENIDKKAPDPNECIICHRVLSCQSALKMHYRTHTGERPFKCKICGRAFTTKGNLKTHYSVHRAMPPLRVQHSCPICQKKFTNAVVLQQHIRMHMGGQIPNTPVPDSYPESMESDTGSFDEKNFDDLDTFSDENMEDCPEGSIPDTPKSADASQDSLSSSPLPLEMSSIAALENQMKMINAGLAEQLQASLKSVENGSVEGDVLTNDSSSVGGDVDSQSAGSPAISESTSSMQALSPSNSTQEFHKSPSVEEKPQRVVPGEFANGLSPTPVNGGALDLTSSHTEKIIKEDSLGILFPFRDRGKFKNTACDICGKTFACQSALDIHYRSHTKERPFICTVCNRGFSTKGNLKQHMLTHQMRDLPSQLFEPSSNLGPNPNSAVIPANSLSSLIKTEVNGFVHVPPQDSKDAPAGHAPSGPLSSSATSPVLLPALPRRTPKQHYCNTCGKTFSSSSALQIHERTHTGEKPFACTICGRAFTTKGNLKVHMGTHMWNSTPARRGRRLSVDGPMTFLGGNPVKFPEMFQKDLAARSGSGDPSSFWNQYAAALSNGLAMKANEISVIQNGGVPPVPGSLGSGSSSPLSGLTGNLEKLPSSEPSAPLAGLEKMASSENTTSFRFTRFVGDSKEIVTS from the exons GACACACCGAGAAGGGGCAACCCAGTCGCACCCCTAAAAGCAAGGACGCCCACGTCTGCGGCCGGTGCTGTGCCGAGTTCTTTGAGTTATCAGATCTTCTGCTCCACAAGAAGAGCTGTACTAAAAACCAATTAGTTCTCATCGTCAATGAAAGTCCAGCCCCCCCACGCGAGaccttctcccccagcccccctcccgaGAACCCcggtgaacaaatgaatgacacGGCGAACAAAACAGATCGAGTAGAGTGCGGCGAGCTCCCGGAACACCACGGGCTCGACAGGGACGAGTCCATGGAGGTGGAGGCCCCGGGGGCTAGCAAGGGCAGCAGCGGTGGCCTGAGTGGCAGCCACGCCAGCGCCCCCCCCAGCTGCACCGGCAGCTCCTCCACAGGTACCTCAGCGATCACAACCTCTCTACCTCAACTCGGGGACCTGACAACGCTGGGCAACTTCTCCGTGATCAACAGCAACGTCATCATCGAGAACCTCCAGAGCACCAAGGTGGCAGTGGCCCAGTTCTCCCAGGAAGCGAGGTGCGGCGGGGCCCCGGGTGGCAGGCTGGCCGTCCCGGCTCTCATGGAGCAGCTCTTGgcgctgcagcagcagcaggttcACCAGCTGCAACTGATCGAGCAGATTCGCCACCAAATACTGCTGTTGGCTTCTCAGAACGCAGACTTGCCAACATCTTCCAGTCCTTCTCAAGGTACTTTACGAACATCTGCCAACCCCTTGTCCACACTAAGTTCCCATTTATCTCAGCAGCTGGCAGCTGCAGCTGGATTAGCCCAGAGCCTGGCTAGCCAGTCTGCCAGCATCAGCGGTGTGAAACAGTTACCCCCGGCCCAGCTACCTCAGAGCAGCTCTGGCAGCGCCATCATCCCACCCGACAGCGGCTCTTCTCCCAACATTAACATCCTGGCGACGGCAGTTACCACCCCGTCCTCGGAAAAAGTGGCTTCGAGTGCTGGCGCCTCCCATGCCAGCAGCCCGGTGGTCTCGGCATCCTCTTCACCAGCTTTTGCAATAAGCAGCTTATTAAGTCCTGCGTCTAATCCACTTCTACCTCAGCCGGCCCCTGCTAACTCGGTGTTCCCCAGCCCTTTGCCCAACATCGGAACGACTGCAGAGGATTTAAACCCCTTGTCTGCCTTGGTCCAGCAAAGAAAAAGCAAGCCACCAAATGTCACTGCCTTTGAAGCGAAAAGCGCTTCAGACGAGGCGTTCTTCAAACACAAGTGCAGGTTCTGCGCGAAGGTCTTCGGGAGCGACAGTGCCTTGCAGATCCACCTGCGCTCCCACACGGGAGAGAGGCCATTCAAGTGCAACATCTGCGGAAACCGGTTCTCCACCAAGGGGAACCTCAAAGTCCACTTTCAGCGCCACAAAGAGAAGTACCCTCACATCCAGATGAACCCTTACCCCGTGCCTGAGCATCTGGACAACATCCCCACCAGTACCGGCATCCCCTACGGCATGTCCATTCCCCCAGAAAAGCCAGTCACCAGCTGGCTAGACACCAAACCGGTcctgcccactctcaccacctcGGTGGGCCTACCGCTGCCCCCGACCCTCCCGAGCCTCACGTCCTTCATCAAGACCGAAGAGCCAGCCCCCATCCCCATCAGCCACAGCACCGCCAGCCCCCCAGGCTCTGTCAAAAGTGACTCTGGGGCCCCGGACCCCACCACGAGAAACCTGGGTGGGCTCTCAGAGGAAGCAGAAGGGTCCACCGCACCACCCTCCAGCGGCAAAAGCGAAGAGAGCGGCGTGGTGGTCACCAGCTCGGCCCCGGCCACGGGCAGCGGCACCCTGAGCTCCCCGGCAGCGGCGGTGGACGGAGGCCTGACCAGCGCCGCGTTCGCCAACCCTCTGTTGCCGCTCATGTCTGAGCAGTTCAAGGCGAAGTTTCCTTTCGGGGGACTGTTGGACTCAGCCCAGGCGTCAGAGACATCCAAGCTTCAGCAGCTGGTGGAGAACATTGACAAGAAGGCTCCCGACCCCAACGAGTGCATCATCTGCCACCGGGTCCTCAGTTGCCAGAGCGCCTTGAAGATGCACTACCGGACACACACCGGGGAGAGGCCCTTCAAGTGCAAAATCTGTGGCCGGGCTTTCACCACGAAAGGGAACCTGAAGACCCACTACAGCGTCCACCGCGCCATGCCCCCGCTCCGGGTGCAGCACTCCTGCCCCATCTGTCAGAAGAAGTTCACCAACGCCGTGGTCCTCCAGCAGCACATCCGCATGCACATGGGGGGCCAGATCCCCAACACCCCTGTCCCCGACAGCTACCCCGAGTCCATGGAGTCGGACACGGGCTCCTTTGACGAGAAAAACTTCGATGACTTAGACACCTTCTCCGACGAAAACATGGAGGACTGTCCCGAGGGCAGCATCCCCGACACGCCCAAGTCGGCGGACGCGTCCCAGGACAGCCTGTCTTCCTCGCCTTTGCCCCTGGAGATGTCCAGCATCGCTGCTTTGGAAAATCAGATGAAGATGATCAACGCCGGCCTGGCGGAGCAGCTGCAGGCCAGCCTGAAGTCGGTGGAGAACGGGTCCGTCGAAGGGGACGTCCTGACCAACGACTCGTCCTCCGTGGGTGGCGACGTGGACAGCCAGAGCGCCGGCAGCCCGGCCATCTCCGAGTCCACCTCCTCCATGCAGGCTCTGTCCCCTTCCAACAGCACCCAGGAATTCCACAAGTCACCCAGCGTGGAGGAGAAGCCACAAAGAGTGGTCCCTGGCGAGTTCGCCAAtggtctgtcccccaccccagtgaacggTGGGGCTTTGGATTTGACATCGAGCCACACAGAGAAAATCATCAAAGAAGATTCTTTGGGGatcctcttccctttcagagaccggggtaaatttaaaaatactgcttGCGACATTTGTGGCAAAACCTTCGCTTGTCAGAGTGCCTTGGACATTCACTACAGAAGTCATACCAAAGAGAGACCGTTTATTTGCACAGTCTGCAATCGCGGCTTTTCCACCAAGGGTAATCTGAAGCAGCACATGTTGACACATCAGATGCGCGACCTCCCGTCCCAGCTCTTTGAGCCCAGTTCCAACCTCGGCCCCAATCCGAACTCGGCGGTGATCCCCGCCAACTCCTTGTCATCTCTCATCAAAACAGAGGTCAACGGCTTCGTGCATGTTCCTCCTCAGGACAGTAAGGACGCCCCAGCCGGTCACGCTCCTTCGGGGCCTCTGTCGTCCTCCGCCACGTCCCCGGTTCTGCTGCCGGCTCTGCCCAGGAGAACGCCCAAGCAGCACTACTGTAATACGTGTGGCAAAACCTTCTCCTCGTCCAGTGCCCTGCAGATCCACGAGagaactcacactggagagaagcccttcGCTTGTACTATTTGCGGGAGGGCTTTCACAACAAAAGGCAATCTCAAG GTCCACATGGGCACACACATGTGGAACAGCACCCCCGCCCGCCGGGGCCGGCGGCTCTCCGTGGACGGCCCCATGACGTTCCTAGGAGGCAATCCCGTCAAGTTCCCAGAGATGTTCCAGAAGGACTTGGCGGCCCGGTCAGGAAGCGGAGATCCGTCCAGCTTCTGGAATCAGTATGCCGCGGCACTCTCCAACGGGCTGGCCATGAAGGCCAATGAGATCTCCGTCATCCAGAACGGGGGCGTCCCTCCAGTCCCCGGAAGCCTGGGCAGCGGGAGCAGCTCCCCTCTGAGCGGGTTGACGGGCAACCTGGAGAAGCTCCCGAGCTCAGAGCCCAGTGCTCCCCTGGCCGGCCTGGAGAAGATGGCAAGCAGCGAGAACACCACCAGCTTCCGGTTCACCCGCTTTGTGGGGGACAGCAAGGAGATCGTCACAAGTTAA